Genomic DNA from Sphingomonas lacunae:
AGGCGCTGGCGCGGCGGCTGATGCGGGAGGGCGTCAAGGCGGTGGTCATCGCCGATCTTGACGCGACCCGTCTGGCCGAGTTGGCCGCCGACATCGGCTGCGACTGGCAGCGCTGCGACGTCAGCAAGGAAGCCGAGGTGCAGGCGCTGGTCGCGGACACGGCGGCCAAGCATGGCCCCATCGACCTGTTCTGCTCCAATGCCGGTGTGCTCGACGTCGATGCCGATTTCAGCGATGCGACATCGGCGCCGAACAGCGGCTGGGAACGCAGCTGGGCGGTCAATGTCATGGCGCATGTCTATGCGGCGCGCGCCTGCCTCCCCGCGATGCGTGAGCGGCGCAGCGGGCATTTTCTCCACACCATCTCCGCCGCCGGGCTGCTCAGCCAGATCGGCAGCGGCCCCTATTCAACGACCAAACATGCCGCGATCGGCTTTGCCGAGCATCTGGCGATCGCGCACAAGGATGACGGCATCGGCGTGTCGATGCTGTGCCCGCAGGGCGTGGATACAGCGATGATCCGCCGCGACACCAAGGGCGCACCGCACCCGGCGCTGGCCGACGGCGTCCTGTCGCCCGAGGTCGTCGCCGACATTGCCATCGAGGGGGTGAAAGCGGGCGAATTCCTGATCCTGCCGCATGCCGAGGTGGCAAGCTATATGGCCAACAAGGCCGCCAGCTATCCGCGCTGGATCGGCGGGATGGCGAAGATGCGGCGCGGGAGGAACGGATGAGGGAAACGGTGATGCGCTTTTCAGTCAGCCTGATGCTGGGCGGCGCGGCACTGGCGCTGGGTGGCTGCGCGGCGACCGCGCCGGCCGCGCCGCAAGTCACCACGCCCCCTGCCCTGACCCAGGCGCAGATTGCCAGCCAGGTGGGGGAAGCCGCGACGCCAGAGAGTCCACCCGCTGGACAGCAATGGCTGTTTGGTTCGGCAGAAGGCAGCATCACCATGCGCCAGACCTGGGACAGCATCGCGAGCTACACCGAAGCCGCGGCGCGCAACCGACCGGTGTTCAGTGTGGTCCTCGAGCCGGGTGCGTCCGCATCTGATGCCCGCCGCGTGCCATGCGGCGACCGGCCGCCGGCGGCGGTTTTTGATGCCGACGAGACATTGCTTTGGAATTTGGGGGCGATGCGCCAGTTCGCCCTGCGTAACCAGTCATTTGACCCGGCACTGTGGCTGGCGTGGGAACGGACCGGGGCGGGTCATGCTGTGGCGACGCCGGGTGCAATCGAGGCGTTCAACCGGATGCGCGCCGCCGGTGTGACGGTGATCGTCAACACCAACCGGACGCAGGGCAACGCCGAAGGGACCATCGCCACGCTGCGCGCGGCCGGGCTGGGGGACTTTGTCCACGGCCAGTCGCTCTATCTGATGGGCGACGCGCCTGACGGCACCGGCAAGGATGGACGGCGGGCGATGATCAGTGCGCGATATTGTGTCGTCGCGCTGGTCGGTGACCAATTGGGCGACATTGCCGACACATTCAACGAGCGCGGCCTGACTGTCACCGCACGGCGGCAGCGGGCAGAGAGCCCGGCTTTCGCAAGCCTGTGGAACCATGGCTGGTTCGTCCTGCCCAACCCGGTGTACGGCCCGTCGATCAGGGGCAGCTTCGACGATGTGTTTCCGCCGGAGTCACGCTGGGAACCGCCGGTGACGCAGCCATGAACGATGCCTGGAAATCCCCTGAGGCCAAGACAGTCGTGCCGGCAGTGCCAGCAGCGACCGTGCTGCTATTGCGCGAGCGCGACGGGGCTATGGAAGTGATGATGGTCAAGCGCGGCGCCGGAGCCTTTTTCGGCTCGGCGCTGGTATTCCCCGGCGGCAAGGTCGATGCCGCCGACGCGCATCCCGGCTGGGACAATTTTGTCGAGGGCGCGCAGGGCCTCGAGCGGGACCATATCGCGTTGCGCATTGCCGGTTGGCGCGAGGTGTTCGAGGAAACAGGCGCGCTGCCCGCCAGTTGCGCGACTAGCAGCGACCTCGCCGAAGACGACATACCCTTCATTGAACGCATCCGGCTTTCGGGCGGCAAGCTGCCATTGGGGGAGATGGTGCCCTTTGCCCGCTGGATCACGCCCAAGGTCTCACCCAAGCGTTTCGATACCTGGTTCTTCCTCTGCGCGCTTGATAGCGATGAGCCGTTGATCTGTGACGGGTGGGAAACCGTCTCGGCCGAATGGCTGACCCCGGCCAGGGCACTGGAACTGGGCGAGAAGGGCGAACGCAACGTGATTTTCCCGACCCGGTGCCAATTGGAACGCATTGGCCAGTCATCGAGCATCGCAGAGGCCGTGGCCGCAGCGAAACAGCAGCCTATCGTCACGATCGAGCCAAAGAGGATCGAACGCGACGGCGCCTATTTTGTCGTCATCCCGGACAACGCCGGTTATCCTGTAACCGAAACAGCTGCCGACCGGGCCTGATCAATCTTCGGTGTTGGCCCGACCGAGCGCTGCCGCGCCGGCATGATGGGCAGCATGTGCGGTACGCTAACGACGGTCCGCACCGATGCCCACCATCGCCTATCAGCGCCGCGAAGGCATGATGCCCATGGTCTTGGCGATAATTCCAAGCATCACCTCATCTGCGCCACCGCCAATCGAGCCCAACCGACCGTCGCGGAAGGCACGGCTGATGGGCGTTTCATCCATGAAGCCCATACCGCCAAAATATTGCAGGCAACTGTCGGCCACCTCCCGCTGGAGCCGCCCACCCTTGAGCTTGGCCATCGATGCCAGCCGGGTGACATCCTCTCCATTGCAATGGGCCTCAACACATTTCCACGTCAGTGCGCGCAGGGCCTCCACCTCCGTCGCCAATTCGGCAAGACGGAAATGGATCACCTGATTGTTAATCAATGGCTGACCAAAGACATGGCGTTCACGTGTATAATCAATGGTTTGTTCGATCATGCGCTCGCAACCCGCAACCGAGCCGACAGCGGCATAGAGCCGCTCTTCCTGAAACTGGAGCATTTGGTATGTAAAGCCGGCCCCTTCCTCACCGATAAGGTTGCGCACCGGCACCCGCACCTCGTCAAACCACAGTTCGGCTGTGTCTGAAGCGTGCATCCCCATTTTCTTGAGCTTGCGGGCGATTGTGACCCCCTTCACCAGCTTGCCGTTCTCGCGAAGCGGGAGGCAGATCAGCGACTTGTTCTTGTGGATGCCTTCGCTGGCATCGCCGGTGTTGGCCAGCAGGCACATCCAGTCGGCCTGTGTTCCGCTGGTCGTCCACATCTTGCCCCCCGAAATGACATAATCGTCCCCATCGCGGCGCGCGGTCGTTTTGATCGCCGCCACGTCAGAACCGGCATGAGGCTCGCTGACACCGATGCAGGACACAAAATCCCCGGCGATTGACGGTTTCAGAAACTCCCGGCGCACATGATCCGACCCAAAGCGGGCAAGCGCAGGGGTAGCCATGTCAGTCTGCACGCCAATCGCCATTTTGACCCCGCCCGAGCGGATCGTCGACAGCGCCTCATTGAACACGCTGGCATAGCTGTAGTCGAGCCCGAGTCCCCCATATTCAACCGGCTTGTTGATGCCGAGCAGACCTAGGTCGCCGAGTGCCTTGAACACCTGGTGCGCAGGAAAAATCTGGGCCTCTTCCCATTCCTCGACAAATGGATTGATATGCTCCTCAACGGCCTTGACCGCGGTCTGGCGGAGCTGTTCATGTTCGTGGGTAAGCTTCATTTTCTCTCTCCGGGACTGGATCTTAAGGTCTGGGGTCAAATGCGGTCGCGCCCGTAAATGTCAGGCAGATAGCGGATCTCGCCATCGCCATCGGGTTCAGCGGTGAAGTAGGCGATGTAGACCGGGATAGGCCGGTCCAGCATGATGGTCCTTGTCCGGCCTGACGCAACAACCGCATCCGTATCATTCCGGGTCCAGCCATCAGAGCGCGTGGACAGCAACGCTGTCGCCAGGCTCAACGCGTCAGCGACACGAACGCAGCCATGGCTACCAACCCGCACTTCCTGCGCGAACAGTGACTGAGCAGGCGTATCGTGCAGAAACACCGCATAGCCATTTGGCATAACCAGCTTCATTCGTCCCAGCGAATTGGCTGGCCCCGGCCTCTGCCGGTAGCGACCATTTTGCACCACATAGCCGCGCCGGGCGAATTCGGCAGGGTTGTTGCGGCGAAGGGAGGCAATGCTTTCAGCCACGATGCTCGCAGGAATTTCCCACCAGGGATTGAAATTGACGCCCGTCACCTGTGCCGAGAAAATGGGGGTGCGCGAACGGACCCGGCCGACGACCACGCGCCAGCGCATGACCTCCCTCCCATTCTCCCAGAGGGCAGCTTCAAAGGCCGGTGCGTTGACCAATATGTAGCGCTGACCCAAGTCGCGCGGCATCCAGCGCCACCGGTCCATGTTGAGCATCAACTGGCGTCGACGAACGGGGTCGGTCTCATGCCGCAAAGCCAACCGCAATGCGGCATAGAAGGGATGCAGGGGATCGGCCTCGCTGAAAAGGCGATTGATCTGGTTGGTCATCAGCGCCTGATCGAGAGCCGCATCGGCCGCGGGCAATGCATCGTCAACGATGTCCCAGTCGCGCCGTGCTGCCGCATTGCAACAACCGGAGCGGCGTGCCTCAAGCAAGCGCAACGCAGCACGGCGGGCGGCAATATCAATAAGCGCCGGGCTGCCGTCGGCCAGTGCATCGCGCAGGGGAATGGCGTGACGCGCCATGTCAGGCAAACCATCATCCACCGCCCGATCATATTGGGCCAGCAGTTGCTCTGCCTGATCGACGCGCCAGCGTAACGGCGTTCCAGCAAGGGCGGCATCGCCTACCAGAACATCCCGCTGCACCACCAGATAGGGCGAGCCAGCCCGCCCGAAAACAGGGCGCTGGGCAGAAGCGGGCAACGAAAAGATCAGCACGAGCAACACCAACAGTCGGGGCAGGCTGGCATGGCGCATGATAACCCTCCCCTCCGTCCTGATGGTCCGACGATCAGTTTACCCGACGGTCGCGCCCTTCCCAATAGGGTTCACGCAAGGTCCGTCGCAGGATCTTTCCTGACGGGTTGCGTGGCAATGCATCGATGAAATCAATGCTCTTGGGGCATTTGAAACCGGCAATGCGGCTGCGGGCAAAAGCAATGATGTCCGCAGGGTCAGGGCTGGTGCCCGGTTTGGGCACAACAATCGCCTTGACCGCCTCCCCCCATTTTTCGTCCGGCACCCCGATGACGGCTACATCAGCAACATCGGGATGACCATAAATGGCGCTCTCCACCTCCGCCGGATAGACATTTTCGGCACCGGTGATGATCATGTCCTTGATGCGATCCTGGAGGAAAAGATAGCCTTCCTCATCGAGCAGACCGGCATCGCCGGTGCGCAGCCAACCACCGCCGATCAGCGTTTTGGCGGTCTCTTCCGGCTTGTTCCAATAGCCGA
This window encodes:
- a CDS encoding SDR family oxidoreductase, yielding MDLAGKVAVVTGGAGGIGQALARRLMREGVKAVVIADLDATRLAELAADIGCDWQRCDVSKEAEVQALVADTAAKHGPIDLFCSNAGVLDVDADFSDATSAPNSGWERSWAVNVMAHVYAARACLPAMRERRSGHFLHTISAAGLLSQIGSGPYSTTKHAAIGFAEHLAIAHKDDGIGVSMLCPQGVDTAMIRRDTKGAPHPALADGVLSPEVVADIAIEGVKAGEFLILPHAEVASYMANKAASYPRWIGGMAKMRRGRNG
- a CDS encoding 5'-nucleotidase, lipoprotein e(P4) family, giving the protein MRFSVSLMLGGAALALGGCAATAPAAPQVTTPPALTQAQIASQVGEAATPESPPAGQQWLFGSAEGSITMRQTWDSIASYTEAAARNRPVFSVVLEPGASASDARRVPCGDRPPAAVFDADETLLWNLGAMRQFALRNQSFDPALWLAWERTGAGHAVATPGAIEAFNRMRAAGVTVIVNTNRTQGNAEGTIATLRAAGLGDFVHGQSLYLMGDAPDGTGKDGRRAMISARYCVVALVGDQLGDIADTFNERGLTVTARRQRAESPAFASLWNHGWFVLPNPVYGPSIRGSFDDVFPPESRWEPPVTQP
- a CDS encoding NUDIX hydrolase, yielding MNDAWKSPEAKTVVPAVPAATVLLLRERDGAMEVMMVKRGAGAFFGSALVFPGGKVDAADAHPGWDNFVEGAQGLERDHIALRIAGWREVFEETGALPASCATSSDLAEDDIPFIERIRLSGGKLPLGEMVPFARWITPKVSPKRFDTWFFLCALDSDEPLICDGWETVSAEWLTPARALELGEKGERNVIFPTRCQLERIGQSSSIAEAVAAAKQQPIVTIEPKRIERDGAYFVVIPDNAGYPVTETAADRA
- a CDS encoding acyl-CoA dehydrogenase family protein, which gives rise to MKLTHEHEQLRQTAVKAVEEHINPFVEEWEEAQIFPAHQVFKALGDLGLLGINKPVEYGGLGLDYSYASVFNEALSTIRSGGVKMAIGVQTDMATPALARFGSDHVRREFLKPSIAGDFVSCIGVSEPHAGSDVAAIKTTARRDGDDYVISGGKMWTTSGTQADWMCLLANTGDASEGIHKNKSLICLPLRENGKLVKGVTIARKLKKMGMHASDTAELWFDEVRVPVRNLIGEEGAGFTYQMLQFQEERLYAAVGSVAGCERMIEQTIDYTRERHVFGQPLINNQVIHFRLAELATEVEALRALTWKCVEAHCNGEDVTRLASMAKLKGGRLQREVADSCLQYFGGMGFMDETPISRAFRDGRLGSIGGGADEVMLGIIAKTMGIMPSRR
- a CDS encoding L,D-transpeptidase family protein, with translation MRHASLPRLLVLLVLIFSLPASAQRPVFGRAGSPYLVVQRDVLVGDAALAGTPLRWRVDQAEQLLAQYDRAVDDGLPDMARHAIPLRDALADGSPALIDIAARRAALRLLEARRSGCCNAAARRDWDIVDDALPAADAALDQALMTNQINRLFSEADPLHPFYAALRLALRHETDPVRRRQLMLNMDRWRWMPRDLGQRYILVNAPAFEAALWENGREVMRWRVVVGRVRSRTPIFSAQVTGVNFNPWWEIPASIVAESIASLRRNNPAEFARRGYVVQNGRYRQRPGPANSLGRMKLVMPNGYAVFLHDTPAQSLFAQEVRVGSHGCVRVADALSLATALLSTRSDGWTRNDTDAVVASGRTRTIMLDRPIPVYIAYFTAEPDGDGEIRYLPDIYGRDRI